Proteins from a single region of Candidatus Eisenbacteria bacterium:
- a CDS encoding tetratricopeptide repeat protein: MNRRMLFGSGTARALAGAIFVLLAAVISIAPRTAFAQAAPVAQAQQQYDAGNFADALTTLQNALASGTVTGSDALAARQLLGRCQAKVGDVAAARKTFLQILREDPQYRLDDVTTPPDEIAVFREALRTFEAEQAQAGRRIPASLSGFYGLGSGSNEDFGEYVAVGGGDKKFENKPFFGLGVRFPLAPRWSLDLELQRFRATNEDSVSGSAKATYELTATPMVVSVIYLLKDTGKLRVNAFAGGGPMLNSYAADKFLFFGSIAIKVTDTKVGTYFHGGLEGEYLLHPKLSVTGRALVRSAKATNMYKGSTFSQYGGPVTIGDRDLDFSGFGVTLGLRGYIGY, encoded by the coding sequence ATGAATCGCAGGATGCTCTTCGGATCGGGGACGGCGCGCGCGCTCGCAGGGGCGATCTTCGTCCTCCTCGCGGCGGTGATTTCGATCGCGCCGCGAACCGCGTTCGCGCAGGCGGCTCCGGTCGCACAGGCGCAGCAGCAGTACGACGCCGGCAACTTCGCCGACGCGCTGACCACGCTTCAGAACGCGCTCGCGAGCGGCACGGTGACCGGCAGCGACGCGCTCGCCGCCCGCCAGCTGCTGGGGCGCTGCCAGGCGAAGGTGGGCGACGTCGCCGCGGCGCGGAAGACGTTCCTCCAGATCCTCCGCGAGGATCCGCAGTACCGACTCGACGACGTCACGACTCCGCCGGACGAGATCGCCGTGTTCCGCGAGGCGCTGCGCACGTTCGAGGCCGAGCAGGCGCAGGCCGGCCGGCGGATTCCGGCGAGCCTCTCGGGCTTCTACGGGCTGGGTTCGGGCAGCAACGAGGATTTCGGCGAATACGTCGCGGTGGGTGGCGGCGACAAGAAGTTCGAGAACAAGCCGTTCTTCGGACTCGGCGTGCGTTTTCCGCTCGCGCCGCGCTGGTCGCTCGACCTCGAGCTGCAGCGCTTCCGGGCGACGAACGAGGACTCGGTCTCCGGTTCGGCGAAGGCGACCTACGAGCTGACCGCGACCCCCATGGTCGTGAGCGTGATCTACCTGCTCAAGGACACCGGCAAGCTGCGGGTCAACGCGTTCGCGGGCGGCGGCCCGATGCTGAACTCCTACGCCGCCGACAAGTTCCTGTTCTTCGGCTCGATCGCGATCAAGGTGACCGACACCAAGGTCGGCACCTACTTCCACGGAGGGCTCGAGGGCGAGTACCTGCTCCATCCGAAGCTGTCGGTGACCGGCCGGGCGCTGGTCCGTTCGGCGAAGGCCACGAACATGTACAAGGGATCGACCTTCTCCCAGTACGGCGGCCCGGTCACGATCGGCGACCGCGATCTGGACTTTTCCGGGTTCGGCGTGACGCTGGGGCTGCGCGGCTACATCGGGTACTGA
- a CDS encoding protein kinase — protein MAMNKDFGPFELKEKIGSGGMASVYLAVQKSLQRPVVLKVLYPHLAEDEKLVQRFEREARAAAMMRHENIIQVIDCGRQDDVAYICMEFVEGMDLKKWLEAHGTPPIEMALLMMRDVCRGLEHAHGHRIIHRDIKPANIMLTPDGTIKIMDFGLARSGTETSTQMTMVGSVLGTPAYMSPEQATGEVVDERSDIFSAGVVAYELLGGTRPFPGDSYSTVLRAILTVDPPELSSFNPLVPEDVAAIVRKMLAKDVTKRYATITQAREELEGIIEQLGLLRGKDLLKEYASQPEAVGQKWRQKRLSRHLDQGLYFENMGLGKIDDALLEFRRVLHLDPNNAVARDHLKKLEREREKLVASQPKGAPVAPGTVDDGATMVMTPEEAAAQAAAPKPAPTASAAKSESRAPAPAPAKSDAKAPSPAAAKPDAKGSSRPPASGAPARPAAAPQPAGAKKGGLPMPALVGIIVGVIVVAVAAIFVLGRQPGAGTPETPGTEAPLATSTETPQVETPPAVETPPATSAPAVPVAPVLTPAQVESVKTHASRLRAVRDSIAAAKAAAKAALASAAPAVTPPEAGDATVIVTASPFANFTVDGQPKSQNARSWRGKLAPGKHTVRIEHPTLGKQEWSLDLAAGETKELAYDFLAAASGTISVTSEGGWAEIYLDGDKVGHATPWVITGVLPGRHEITLVRDGWTVDGGAKTVTVKAGQEAKVSFKVKQKK, from the coding sequence ATGGCGATGAACAAGGACTTCGGCCCGTTCGAGCTGAAGGAAAAGATCGGCAGCGGCGGCATGGCGTCCGTGTATCTCGCCGTGCAGAAGTCGCTGCAGCGGCCGGTCGTGCTCAAGGTGCTCTATCCGCACCTCGCCGAGGACGAGAAGCTCGTGCAGCGCTTCGAGCGCGAGGCGCGCGCCGCGGCGATGATGCGCCACGAGAACATCATCCAGGTCATCGACTGCGGCCGGCAGGACGACGTCGCCTACATCTGCATGGAGTTCGTCGAGGGCATGGACCTCAAGAAGTGGCTCGAGGCCCACGGCACCCCGCCGATCGAGATGGCGCTGCTCATGATGCGCGACGTCTGCCGCGGCCTCGAGCACGCGCACGGACACCGCATCATCCACCGCGACATCAAGCCGGCGAACATCATGCTGACGCCGGACGGCACCATCAAGATCATGGACTTCGGCCTCGCGCGCAGCGGCACCGAGACGAGCACGCAGATGACCATGGTCGGCTCGGTGCTGGGGACGCCCGCCTACATGTCGCCCGAGCAGGCGACGGGCGAGGTCGTGGACGAGCGCTCGGACATCTTCTCGGCGGGCGTGGTCGCCTACGAGCTGCTGGGCGGCACCCGGCCGTTCCCGGGCGATTCCTACTCGACGGTGCTGCGCGCGATCCTGACCGTGGACCCGCCCGAGCTGTCGAGCTTCAACCCGCTGGTGCCCGAGGACGTCGCCGCGATCGTGCGCAAGATGCTCGCGAAGGACGTGACCAAGCGTTACGCGACCATCACGCAGGCGCGCGAGGAGCTGGAAGGCATCATCGAGCAGCTCGGCCTGCTGCGCGGCAAGGACCTGCTCAAGGAGTACGCGAGCCAGCCCGAGGCCGTCGGGCAGAAGTGGCGCCAGAAGCGCCTGTCGCGCCATCTCGACCAGGGCCTGTACTTCGAGAACATGGGGCTCGGCAAGATTGACGACGCGCTGCTCGAGTTCCGCCGCGTGCTGCATCTGGATCCGAACAACGCGGTCGCGCGCGACCACCTGAAGAAGCTCGAGCGCGAGCGCGAAAAGCTGGTCGCGAGCCAGCCCAAGGGCGCGCCCGTCGCGCCGGGCACGGTGGACGACGGCGCGACGATGGTCATGACGCCCGAGGAGGCCGCCGCGCAGGCGGCCGCCCCGAAGCCCGCGCCGACCGCGTCGGCCGCGAAGTCCGAATCCAGGGCGCCCGCCCCGGCGCCCGCGAAGTCCGACGCGAAGGCCCCCTCGCCGGCCGCCGCGAAGCCCGACGCGAAGGGTTCTTCCCGGCCGCCGGCGTCCGGCGCACCGGCCAGGCCCGCGGCCGCACCGCAGCCCGCGGGCGCGAAGAAGGGCGGCCTGCCGATGCCGGCACTCGTCGGCATCATCGTCGGCGTGATCGTGGTCGCCGTCGCCGCCATTTTCGTGCTCGGGCGGCAGCCGGGTGCCGGCACGCCCGAGACGCCAGGGACGGAAGCGCCGCTGGCGACGAGCACCGAGACTCCGCAGGTCGAGACCCCGCCAGCGGTCGAGACGCCGCCCGCCACGTCGGCGCCCGCCGTGCCGGTCGCGCCCGTGCTGACTCCGGCGCAGGTCGAGTCGGTGAAGACGCACGCCTCGCGCCTCAGGGCGGTGCGGGACTCGATCGCCGCGGCGAAGGCCGCCGCCAAAGCCGCGCTCGCGAGCGCCGCGCCGGCGGTGACGCCACCCGAGGCGGGCGACGCCACGGTGATCGTGACCGCCTCGCCGTTCGCCAACTTCACCGTGGACGGGCAGCCGAAGTCGCAGAACGCCCGGTCCTGGCGGGGCAAGCTCGCGCCGGGCAAGCACACGGTCCGCATCGAGCACCCGACGCTCGGAAAGCAGGAGTGGTCGCTCGACCTCGCGGCGGGCGAGACGAAGGAACTTGCCTACGACTTCCTCGCGGCCGCCTCCGGCACCATCAGCGTGACCTCGGAGGGCGGCTGGGCGGAGATCTACCTCGACGGTGACAAGGTCGGCCACGCGACGCCGTGGGTGATCACCGGCGTCCTGCCCGGCAGGCACGAGATCACGCTGGTGCGCGACGGCTGGACGGTGGATGGCGGCGCCAAGACGGTGACCGTCAAGGCGGGACAGGAGGCGAAGGTCTCGTTCAAGGTGAAGCAGAAGAAGTAG
- a CDS encoding FHA domain-containing protein — protein sequence MIRLRIREGERTRDVELEAVRVRFGRLPECEVRLESAGVSREHAELAGERGGWRVRDLGSRNGTRVNGEKIEDRVVVEGDEISLAEDVTIEVLRLGGRTAEDAAAPRAEAGAEDAGEPEPAARRPAAAPGFLRREKWRLVPASGDGEALALRRPITTFGREPGVGGVIDHASVSRVHARADAREGGWLLTDLKSSNGTFVNDERVLCTPVREGDRVRFGDIEYVLERRVGFDPGALFGNWRLVLIILAVLLAAAWGVSFVLEHEQTSRVEQSFRHEAAASLAEAAREAGAGSADVARGHLAHAADLVKLAGLAPAGATLDRPHDLFAEVLPDLPPEARDFDFASLTSGQALASEQASVEALDNPRFVEHELRRYCAELGQDPNLPPEFVAQVQGYVDGFMRSPGDIRLMLRRARTLQPRIRALLAEQHLPEAVAYVAWVESRLDSMQVSPAGAVGLWQLMPATARERGLKVNTDILARDERTRVDKSTRAAARYLAEMLRDQGPEYFMLVLASYNRGHNALKALKQKIDDPMLGSTRKYWYLVERRMLTEETRMYVPKVFAIRIIAENPRRFGF from the coding sequence ATGATCCGGCTGCGCATTCGCGAGGGCGAGCGCACGCGGGACGTCGAACTGGAGGCCGTGCGGGTGCGATTCGGGCGCCTGCCCGAATGCGAAGTCCGCCTCGAGTCCGCCGGGGTGTCTCGCGAGCACGCCGAACTCGCCGGCGAGCGCGGGGGCTGGCGCGTGCGCGACCTCGGCAGCCGCAACGGCACGCGGGTCAACGGCGAGAAGATCGAGGATCGCGTCGTCGTCGAGGGCGACGAAATCTCGCTCGCCGAGGACGTGACGATCGAGGTGCTGCGCCTCGGCGGCCGGACCGCGGAGGACGCGGCCGCGCCCCGGGCGGAAGCCGGGGCCGAGGACGCCGGCGAACCCGAGCCCGCCGCGCGGCGGCCGGCGGCGGCGCCCGGGTTCCTGCGCCGCGAGAAGTGGCGGCTGGTCCCCGCGTCCGGCGACGGCGAGGCCCTCGCGCTGCGGCGGCCGATCACGACCTTCGGACGCGAGCCGGGCGTCGGCGGCGTGATCGATCACGCCAGCGTCTCACGCGTGCACGCCCGCGCCGACGCGCGCGAGGGCGGCTGGCTGCTCACCGATCTCAAGAGCTCGAACGGCACCTTCGTCAACGACGAACGCGTGCTGTGCACCCCGGTCCGGGAGGGCGACCGCGTGCGCTTCGGCGACATCGAGTACGTGCTCGAACGCCGCGTGGGCTTCGACCCCGGCGCCCTCTTCGGCAACTGGCGCCTCGTCCTGATCATCCTCGCGGTGCTGCTCGCCGCCGCGTGGGGCGTGAGCTTCGTCCTCGAGCACGAGCAGACGAGCCGCGTCGAGCAGTCGTTCCGCCACGAGGCCGCCGCGAGCCTCGCCGAGGCGGCGCGGGAAGCGGGCGCGGGCTCGGCCGACGTGGCGCGCGGTCATCTCGCGCACGCCGCCGACCTCGTGAAGCTGGCCGGGCTGGCTCCCGCGGGCGCGACGCTCGATCGGCCGCACGATCTGTTCGCCGAAGTGCTGCCGGACCTGCCGCCGGAAGCGCGGGACTTCGATTTCGCCTCGCTCACGAGCGGTCAGGCGCTCGCCAGCGAGCAGGCCTCGGTCGAAGCGCTCGACAACCCGCGCTTCGTGGAGCACGAGCTGCGCCGCTACTGCGCCGAACTGGGGCAGGACCCGAACCTGCCGCCCGAGTTCGTGGCGCAGGTGCAGGGCTACGTGGACGGTTTCATGCGCAGCCCGGGCGACATTCGCCTGATGCTGCGCCGCGCCCGCACGCTGCAGCCGCGCATCCGGGCGCTCCTCGCCGAGCAGCACCTTCCCGAAGCGGTCGCCTACGTCGCCTGGGTCGAGAGCAGGCTCGACTCGATGCAGGTGAGCCCCGCCGGCGCGGTCGGGCTGTGGCAGTTGATGCCGGCGACCGCCCGTGAGCGTGGCCTGAAGGTCAACACCGACATCCTGGCCCGCGACGAGCGGACCCGGGTGGACAAGTCCACGCGCGCGGCGGCACGCTACCTGGCGGAGATGCTTCGCGACCAGGGCCCCGAGTACTTCATGCTGGTGCTGGCTTCGTACAATCGCGGGCACAACGCCCTCAAGGCGCTCAAGCAGAAGATCGACGATCCCATGCTCGGCTCGACGCGGAAGTACTGGTACCTCGTCGAGCGCCGGATGCTCACGGAGGAGACCCGGATGTACGTGCCGAAGGTGTTCGCCATCCGCATCATCGCCGAGAATCCGCGGCGGTTCGGGTTCTGA
- the tssK gene encoding type VI secretion system baseplate subunit TssK, which translates to MAEPSKDANAQGLGVVWQEGMLLSPQHFQQMERANHQRLTQRFRFSEPFGHGLRSFTLDDQALLHGRFSLIRASGVFPDGTSFDTEAGDPLPTPRDIGKWFDGQHDRLLVSLGLPVQRPGQALSAETAGDAIPGPRYTRQNTVLADDLVEGVDRELALARRNLVLLLPDEALSQHDVVPLGEVVRSSTGFAMREPFGGAADPYIPPVIALEGSRSLHAQVRRMLNLLLDRSRELSELRTNRGGVAEFGRSDTANFWQLHSVNTYVPLLRHYVDNPRVHPEAVFLALTTLAGELCTFNTKISARELPVYEHGALGTCFGQLCRTLEELLQENIPTRGKRIELIAKPGPIHVGALSEPKLLEPRARLFLGVSHPEMDRQQVIATFALRAVVASERTVLGLMAAALPGLKLQPPAPVPAGTPNHNSYDYFELDRQHDLWRDIAAARDVAVYLPPEFASAKLDLVGIWE; encoded by the coding sequence ATGGCCGAGCCGTCGAAGGACGCGAACGCGCAGGGACTGGGCGTCGTCTGGCAGGAAGGCATGCTGCTCTCGCCGCAGCACTTCCAGCAGATGGAGCGCGCGAACCACCAGCGGCTGACCCAGCGATTCCGCTTCAGCGAGCCCTTCGGGCACGGCCTGCGCTCGTTCACGCTCGACGACCAGGCGCTCCTGCACGGGCGCTTCAGCCTGATCCGCGCCTCGGGCGTGTTTCCCGACGGCACCTCGTTCGACACCGAGGCCGGAGACCCGCTTCCGACGCCGCGCGACATCGGCAAGTGGTTCGACGGTCAGCACGACCGGCTGCTGGTTTCGCTCGGCCTGCCGGTGCAGCGCCCCGGGCAGGCGCTGTCGGCCGAAACCGCCGGCGACGCGATTCCGGGCCCGCGCTACACGCGCCAGAACACCGTGCTCGCCGACGACCTCGTCGAGGGCGTGGATCGCGAACTGGCGCTGGCGCGACGCAACCTCGTGCTGCTGCTGCCCGACGAGGCGCTCTCGCAGCACGACGTGGTTCCGCTCGGCGAGGTGGTGCGCAGCTCGACCGGCTTCGCGATGCGCGAACCCTTCGGCGGAGCGGCCGACCCCTACATCCCGCCGGTCATCGCGCTCGAGGGCTCGCGCTCGCTGCACGCGCAGGTGCGGCGCATGCTGAACCTGCTGCTCGACCGCAGCCGCGAGCTGAGCGAACTGCGCACCAACCGCGGCGGAGTCGCGGAGTTCGGCCGCAGCGACACCGCGAACTTCTGGCAGCTGCACAGCGTGAACACCTACGTGCCGCTGCTGCGGCACTACGTGGACAACCCGCGCGTCCATCCGGAGGCCGTGTTCCTCGCGCTGACGACGCTGGCGGGCGAGCTGTGCACGTTCAACACCAAGATCTCGGCGCGCGAGCTGCCGGTCTACGAGCACGGCGCGCTCGGGACCTGCTTCGGTCAGCTGTGCCGGACGCTCGAGGAGCTGCTGCAGGAGAACATCCCGACCCGCGGCAAGCGCATCGAGCTGATCGCCAAGCCGGGCCCGATCCACGTCGGCGCGCTCAGCGAGCCCAAGCTGCTCGAGCCGCGCGCGCGGCTGTTCCTCGGCGTCTCGCACCCCGAGATGGACCGCCAGCAGGTCATCGCCACGTTCGCGCTGCGTGCGGTCGTCGCCTCAGAGCGCACCGTGCTCGGGCTGATGGCGGCGGCGCTGCCGGGCCTCAAGCTCCAGCCTCCGGCTCCGGTCCCGGCGGGCACGCCCAACCACAACTCGTACGACTACTTCGAGCTCGACCGCCAGCACGACCTGTGGCGCGACATCGCGGCCGCCCGGGACGTCGCCGTCTACCTGCCGCCCGAGTTCGCGAGCGCGAAGCTCGACCTCGTCGGCATCTGGGAGTAG
- a CDS encoding DotU family type IV/VI secretion system protein: MFGQRGPKNRGPKKRATRSQFEADASSPGIFETVIRVASGAPKAGGPAGKPDRRPRLVDLAIEPLALLHSAFAPGAPLDAARVRERWLAQRAAFEAAAKEHGHRENDVKLSVYALSVALDEAVMSHPDKIGAWLQAGALQLEFHEQRELVGGQRFFQRLEELRKTRDASIEAIEVYDACLALGYRGRYVADPAGRDALVTALQTDITAVRGEAPASISPNARRTDDETGETLKKLPPWLAPAVLAGAVLLSWLTVVLITFLHARGVAGALSRL; this comes from the coding sequence GTGTTCGGACAACGGGGTCCCAAGAACCGCGGCCCGAAGAAGCGTGCGACCCGGTCGCAGTTCGAGGCGGACGCCTCCTCGCCGGGCATCTTCGAGACCGTCATCCGCGTCGCCTCGGGCGCGCCCAAGGCCGGCGGTCCGGCCGGCAAGCCCGACCGCCGTCCGCGCCTGGTGGACCTGGCGATCGAGCCGCTGGCCCTGCTGCACTCGGCGTTCGCGCCCGGCGCGCCGCTCGACGCGGCGCGCGTGCGGGAGCGCTGGCTGGCCCAGCGCGCCGCCTTCGAGGCGGCCGCGAAGGAGCACGGCCACCGCGAGAACGACGTGAAGCTGTCGGTGTACGCGCTGTCGGTGGCGCTCGACGAGGCGGTCATGAGCCACCCGGACAAGATCGGAGCCTGGCTGCAGGCGGGCGCGCTGCAGCTCGAGTTCCACGAGCAGCGCGAGCTGGTCGGCGGGCAGCGTTTCTTCCAGCGGCTCGAGGAACTGCGCAAGACGCGCGACGCCTCGATCGAGGCGATCGAGGTGTACGACGCGTGCCTGGCGCTCGGCTACCGCGGACGCTACGTCGCCGATCCGGCCGGGCGCGACGCGCTGGTCACGGCGCTGCAGACCGACATCACCGCCGTGCGCGGCGAAGCTCCGGCCTCGATTTCGCCGAACGCCCGGCGCACCGACGACGAGACGGGCGAGACGCTCAAGAAGCTGCCGCCCTGGCTCGCACCGGCGGTGCTCGCCGGAGCGGTGCTGCTGAGCTGGCTGACGGTCGTGCTCATCACCTTCCTGCACGCGCGCGGCGTCGCCGGCGCGCTGTCGAGGCTGTGA
- a CDS encoding FHA domain-containing protein, whose product MTKPSRPRVLKHCPEGHLMEVLWRTCPKCTGQPPLMQPEPRDFAEATRIIEPAVVAAAIEPEPARPLAWSLLVTDGILPGKRIELEGRGVRVGRSPNRAGGQEPLELPDTHLSRDHFAVVPDGEGWTIHDLGSTNGTKVNGEKVNRRQLQAGDEIHAGHTTFRVEQGGGG is encoded by the coding sequence ATGACGAAGCCATCGCGTCCCCGCGTGCTCAAGCACTGCCCCGAGGGGCACCTCATGGAAGTGCTCTGGCGCACCTGCCCGAAGTGCACGGGACAGCCGCCGCTCATGCAGCCGGAGCCCAGGGACTTCGCCGAGGCCACCCGGATCATCGAGCCGGCGGTCGTCGCGGCGGCGATCGAGCCCGAACCGGCAAGGCCGCTGGCCTGGTCGCTCCTCGTGACCGACGGGATCCTGCCCGGCAAACGCATCGAGCTCGAGGGCAGGGGCGTCCGGGTGGGGCGCTCGCCGAACCGCGCGGGCGGACAGGAGCCGCTGGAGCTGCCCGACACCCACCTCTCGCGGGATCACTTCGCGGTCGTGCCCGACGGCGAAGGCTGGACGATCCACGACCTCGGCTCGACCAACGGCACCAAGGTGAACGGCGAGAAGGTGAATCGCCGGCAACTGCAGGCCGGCGACGAGATCCACGCCGGCCACACCACCTTCCGGGTCGAGCAGGGCGGGGGCGGATGA
- a CDS encoding FHA domain-containing protein, giving the protein MRAPRRLPALFLAALLLAVPGSAAPAAPTRVSIDYVRVTGGGEHELVVRVQDDDGAPVEGLERELGVTLDGHGVGETRTRYSGDAGPRTLVVVVDATLLRGEGASVVDDALRAVARELASEDRIVVVLAGEKPVVKEWSAREMSQAGDRLASIAAAGGPRLFDALKAGANRAAGRRRDGSGAMLVVTRGADHGSRSGASDVLAAALRGGVTSIGIVAVSGGGQGGEQQLERLAARTGGTVWNATPGSPLPPSLGAEVRALLDRYEITFRDARWKRDETTHQLEARVGDATDAPSGTRSYQPIEVFEPAWWATGAIWIVLFALAIVAAVVLLGRRRRQVCLLVVQGGEEDGQWYEVFELPLRLGSSRENDIVIVREGISRNHCLLQREGGSVVLVDTNSEFGTFVNGARVARHALEEDDVIRLGHDVELAYEGR; this is encoded by the coding sequence ATGCGTGCCCCCCGCCGGCTCCCGGCGCTGTTCCTCGCCGCCCTGCTGCTCGCCGTGCCGGGCTCCGCCGCCCCGGCGGCGCCGACGCGCGTTTCGATCGACTACGTGCGGGTGACCGGCGGAGGCGAGCACGAGCTGGTCGTCCGCGTCCAGGACGACGACGGCGCACCGGTCGAAGGGCTCGAGCGCGAACTCGGCGTGACGCTGGATGGGCACGGCGTGGGGGAGACGCGCACCCGATACTCCGGCGATGCCGGTCCGCGCACGCTGGTCGTGGTCGTGGACGCGACGCTGCTCCGCGGCGAAGGGGCCTCGGTGGTGGACGACGCGCTGCGGGCGGTCGCGCGCGAGCTCGCGTCCGAGGACCGCATCGTGGTCGTGCTCGCCGGCGAGAAGCCGGTGGTGAAGGAGTGGAGCGCGCGCGAGATGTCGCAGGCGGGCGACCGGCTGGCTTCGATCGCGGCGGCGGGAGGCCCGAGGCTCTTCGACGCCCTCAAGGCGGGCGCCAACCGGGCCGCCGGACGGCGGCGCGACGGCTCGGGCGCGATGCTGGTGGTGACCCGGGGCGCCGACCACGGCAGCCGCTCGGGCGCCAGCGACGTGCTCGCCGCGGCGCTGCGCGGCGGCGTGACCTCGATCGGCATCGTCGCGGTTTCCGGCGGCGGGCAGGGCGGCGAGCAGCAGCTCGAGCGGCTCGCCGCCCGCACCGGAGGCACGGTGTGGAACGCCACGCCGGGCTCGCCGCTGCCGCCGTCGCTGGGCGCCGAGGTGCGCGCGCTGCTCGACCGCTACGAGATCACCTTCCGCGACGCCCGCTGGAAGCGCGACGAGACCACCCACCAGCTCGAGGCGCGCGTCGGTGACGCGACCGATGCGCCGAGCGGCACGCGTTCCTACCAGCCGATCGAGGTCTTCGAGCCGGCCTGGTGGGCGACCGGCGCGATCTGGATCGTGCTGTTCGCGCTCGCCATCGTCGCCGCCGTCGTCCTGCTCGGACGCCGGCGCAGGCAGGTCTGCCTGCTCGTCGTCCAGGGCGGCGAAGAGGACGGACAGTGGTACGAAGTGTTCGAGCTGCCGCTGCGGCTCGGCTCGAGCCGGGAGAACGACATCGTCATCGTGCGCGAAGGCATTTCACGAAACCATTGCCTGCTGCAGCGCGAGGGCGGGTCGGTCGTGCTCGTGGACACCAACTCGGAGTTCGGAACGTTCGTGAACGGCGCCCGCGTCGCGCGGCACGCGCTGGAGGAGGACGACGTCATCCGGCTGGGGCACGACGTGGAACTGGCGTACGAAGGGCGCTGA
- a CDS encoding type VI secretion lipoprotein TssJ yields the protein MRTSHDRISRVGLPAIALACVLAGPALAGVPLPFLGGGGKVKVTITAAANSNNCGGDAASALKVRVFAVADEAGIRTVLNNKGLSWSKQIEAAGANVLGKPVEDFVAPGTSKTLVIARDPKAKVIVVEGNYCKKAGADWYFVHPAKKKSLKLTSGAMGFTLTTGK from the coding sequence ATGCGCACATCCCACGATCGGATTTCGCGGGTCGGCCTCCCCGCGATCGCGCTCGCCTGCGTCCTCGCGGGCCCCGCCCTCGCGGGCGTTCCGCTGCCGTTCCTCGGCGGCGGCGGCAAGGTGAAGGTCACCATCACCGCGGCGGCCAACTCCAACAACTGCGGTGGCGACGCCGCCTCGGCGCTCAAGGTGCGTGTCTTCGCCGTCGCCGACGAGGCCGGCATCCGCACCGTGCTCAACAACAAGGGCCTGTCGTGGAGCAAGCAGATCGAGGCCGCGGGCGCCAACGTGCTCGGCAAGCCGGTCGAGGACTTCGTCGCCCCCGGAACCAGCAAGACCCTCGTGATCGCCCGCGACCCGAAGGCCAAGGTCATCGTGGTCGAAGGCAACTACTGCAAGAAGGCGGGCGCCGACTGGTATTTCGTCCACCCGGCGAAGAAGAAGTCCCTCAAGCTGACGTCGGGCGCCATGGGGTTCACGCTCACAACGGGGAAGTGA
- a CDS encoding OsmC family peroxiredoxin → MKSTATAVWSGGLKDGKGLLAAGTGSFANLPYDFGKRFEGTTTPGTTPEELIAAAHAGCYAMALSGDIGKAGFTAEKISAKATVTLEFVDGKPTVVSSALVVAAKVPGLDAAKFAELAEGTRGGCPISRLLNAKLSVEARLEG, encoded by the coding sequence ATGAAAAGCACAGCGACCGCCGTCTGGAGCGGCGGACTCAAGGACGGCAAGGGCCTGCTCGCCGCAGGCACCGGTTCGTTCGCCAACCTGCCCTACGATTTCGGCAAGCGCTTCGAAGGCACGACGACGCCCGGCACGACCCCCGAGGAGCTGATCGCGGCGGCGCACGCCGGCTGCTACGCGATGGCGCTGTCCGGGGACATCGGCAAGGCCGGGTTCACGGCAGAAAAGATCAGCGCGAAGGCCACCGTCACGCTCGAGTTCGTGGACGGCAAGCCGACGGTCGTCTCGTCGGCGCTGGTCGTCGCCGCGAAGGTCCCCGGTCTCGACGCGGCGAAGTTCGCCGAGCTGGCCGAAGGGACCAGGGGCGGCTGCCCGATCTCCCGTCTGCTCAACGCGAAGCTCTCGGTGGAGGCCAGGCTCGAGGGCTGA